The DNA segment AATCCTAAAGGGCCTTTACAAGGTGTTTACCGTGTTTTAAGGGGAGGCTGTTGGAAGAGCTTAAAAGAAGACTTGCGTTGTTCAAGACGGCATCGGAATAATCCAGGTACCGTAAATGGAACTTATGGCTTTCGTTGTGCTGCGGATGTCCAATAATAAAGGATACCTATGATTGCTGTATTATTTGTGTGCCTAGGTAATATTTGTCGCTCACCAGCTGCTGAAGGAATTTTACGTCACCTCATTAATCAAGAGGTTGCTTTAAAAAATGTGAAAGTGCAAAGCTGTGGGTTAGGCTCATGGCACGTAGGGCAACTTCCTGATGCACGTATGAGGCAGGCAGCTTCCAGGCGTGGCATTTATCTAACTTCTCAGGCGCAAGCCTTTCATCAAAAATTTTTAGAAAATTTTGATTACATTTTTGCTGCCGATCAGGAAATTTTGCATCATTTATACTTGCAAGCTAAAAGTGTTAAGCAAAAAGAGAAAATTCATCTATTAACTGCCTTTAGCCAAATCTATCATCATCAAAACATCCCTGATCCTTTTTATAAGGGAGATACAGCTTTTGAGCAGGTATTGGATATGATCGAAGAGGCTTGCAAAGGATTTATCGAGCATTTAAAAGCTTCAAATAAGCATACGGAAGTCCCTTAAATAGTGCTTAATCGAGCTCTTTTTTTTCATTTTTTTTAAGCAAGTGTAACCATTAAATTGAATTGATTGCCTAGGGGAATAGCCTTTACTCAATATCAAATTTATGGTAAAATAAGCTCTTTTCCAATGCTAGTCTTATAGGAATGAAAGTTTATGAAATTACTGTTATCTAAGCCTCGGGGATTTTGCGCAGGCGTGGAGCGGGCTATTGAGACAGTAGAAAAAGCTCTTTCTTTATGGGGTCGCCCTATTTATGTGAAACACGAAATAGTTCATAATAAACATGTGGTAGAAAGTTTGAAAGCTAAAGGTGCCATCTTCATAGAAGAGGTGAATGAAGTTCCTATGGGTTCGCGCCTCATTTATTCAGCGCATGGCGTATCACCAGCTGTACGTGCCGCGGCTCAAAAACGTAATTTGATTGAAATTGATGCCACCTGTGGCTTAGTCACCAGAGTTCACTCTGCTGTTAAACGCTTTGCTAATTTGGGATATCAGATCATATTAATTGGCCATCGCCATCATGTGGAGATTATCGGAACCGCTGGAGAAGCTCCGGATGTAACCACTATTGTGGAATCTGTGGAAGATGTAGAAAATCTTACCTTTCAAAGCAATGATAAGCTTTTTTACATTACCCAAACAACTTTAAGCCTGGATGATGTGGGAGAAATTACGCAAGCTTTGATAGCAAAATATTCTCATATTGTTACTCTGCCTAGTTCTTCTATCTGTTATGCCACTACAAATAGACAGCTTGCCTTGCGCGAGATTACGGATGCTACTGATTTAGTTTTAGTAGTTGGCGATCCCCAAAGTTCTAATTCAAACCGTTTACGTGAATTAGCAGCTAATAAAGGAATTGCTTCCTATTTAATCAATGATGATAGCGAAATTGATCCCCAGTGGATGAAAGATGTAAAAATTATAGGCCTTACAGCGGGCGCATCTACTCCTGAGGGAATTGTACAAGATTGTATTAAGAAACTTATTACTTTAGGGGTTAAAGAGGTTGAAGATGTAGTGTTTACTACGGAAGATGTTGTTTTTCAACTTCCAAAGCCTATCGTTAATGCGCGTTTTGGAGCTTAAAGTGCATGCTTAGAGAGAGAAAGCTAAAAACTAGTTTGCAAAAATGCTCATATTTATTCTAACTTTTACTTCCTTAAACTTTTTTATTAATTCTGATCATTTAGCGAAGGTAAATGAAGAGTTTACTTTAGCATTGCCTATAAGTTAGGTAGAGGAAAACAAAGCATAAAAAACGCTTGATAAGACGAGACCTTTTATGTTAAAAAGCTTACTTTTTTAAAGGAATTAAACGGTGCAAAGAGCAATTCGGAGAACTCCTAAGAATTATGATGGCACTGCAATTACCACGCACAAAATTTCGGATGTGCTTTCTCAGCTCGTTTTTCAAATTCGCGAGAATTATCATCATCGTCCAGATCTTGTGTTAGCAGCATGGCCTGAAGTCATTGGAGCTAAGCTAGCCTCTATGACACAAGCCATGTCTTTTATGGATGGCGTTCTGCATGTTAAAGTAAAAAACTCTACTTTACACAGTCTTTTAAGCCAAAATGATAAAAATCGAATTATAGCTAGTTTAAAAACCAAGTTCCCTCATATTCATCTTAAGAACATCGTTTTTCGGATTGGATGATAAATATTATAGGATATATGCATGACTAACGATACGTTAAGTTCAGAAGGTGCTAAGCAAGTAACTAAAGAGTACGATGCTAGCTCTATCACAGTCTTAGAAGGGTTACAAGCTGTTAGAGAGCGCCCTGGTATGTACGTAGGCGATACCTCTTCTAATGGCTTGCATCAGCTGGTGTATGAAGCCGTAGATAACTGTATTGATGAAGCAATGGCAGGCTATTGCACCGCCATTTGCGTGACCCTTCATAAAGATGGCTCTGCGACTATTGAAGATAATGGCCGGGGTATCCCTGTGGAAAAGCATGAAAAAGAATCGATCAAACAGGGCCGTGATGTTTCAGCTGTAGAAGTGGTGATGACTATTTTACACGCTGGTGGTAAATTTGATAAAAACACTTACAAAGTCTCAGGTGGCTTACATGGTGTAGGCGTTTCTTGTGTCTGTGCCCTTTCTAAAAAGATGATTGTCCAGGTTTACAAAAACAACCAAACTTATGAGATTGAATTTTCTCAAGGGCATGTGGTAAAACCTCTAGAACAAATGGGCGAGACCACAAAGCGGGGAACTAAGATAACATTCTGGCCGGATGATACTATTCTATCAGTCGTAGAATTCGACTATGATATTTTAGCCAAACGTTTAAGAGAATTGGCGTTTCTCAATAAAGGAATCAATATTTATTTTCATGATGAAAGAAATGAAGATAAAGATGATGTGCATTTTTGTTATGGTGGCGGTCTTTCTTCCTTTGTATCTTACCTAAATGAAAACAAAAACGTCCTTTTTCCTGAGCCCTTATACTTTTCTGGATCTAGACCCGGTGACGACGCTCCTATTGAATTTGAAGTAGCGATGCAATGGAACGATACTTATACTGAGTCCATCTTTTCTTATGTCAATAATATTGCTACACGACATGGAGGAACTCATCTTACTGGCTATTCAACGGCTCTTACAAGGGTATTAAATAGCTATATTAAAAGCCATAATCTCCTTAAATCAGATAAAATATCGATTAGTGGGGAAGACATGCGAGAAGGCTTAACAGCTGTCATTTCTGTTAAAGTTGCCAATCCTCAATTTGAAGGCCAGACCAAGCAGCGTTTAGGTAATAGCGATGTAGGCTCAGTCGTCCAGCAAATTGTTGGTGAAGAGTTAGCCATCTACCTTGATGAGCATCCCGCAATCGCCAAAACTATTTCGGACAAAGCCATTCTTGCTGCACAAGCTCGGGAAGCTGCTCGTAAAGCACGAGAATTGACCTTGCGTAAATCTGCTTTAGATAGTGGACGTCTACCTGGAAAGCTTACAGACTGTCAAGAAAAAGATCCTAAACTATGCGAGATTTATATTGTGGAAGGTGATTCAGCAGGAGGCTCTGCTAAAAATGGTAGGGACAGACGTTTCCAGGCTATCTTGCCTATTCGCGGAAAGATTCTTAATGTAGAAAAAGCTCGTTTGGAAAAAATTCTTCAGAACACCGAAGTAGGAACAATCATTTCTGCTTTAGGATGTGGCATTGGCCTTGATGGTTTTCACCTGGAAAAACTGCGTTACCATAAAATTATTATCATGACGGATGCGGATGTGGATGGCTCGCATATCCGTACTCTGCTTCTCACCTTCTTTTATCGTCACATGCCTGCTTTAGTAGAGAATAACTTTATCTACATTGCTCAACCTCCTCTATATAGAGTATCTAGGAAAAAGACTAGCCGCTATATTCATTCCGAAAAAGAGATGGATGAATACTTGTTGGAATTAGGGATTAGCGATGTGAAAATGAGACTTCCTAAAGATCAAGAGCCTATGTCTATTCCCCAGATGAAGGATTTACTTCAGCTGATGGTAGAGCTAGAATCCTTTGTTTTGCGCATGGAGCGTAAAGGAATCACTTTTCGAGAATTTCTTCATGCAAAAAATCCTCAAGGGATGCTACCTCGTTTTCAGGTTACGCTGCCTGATGGTGTACACTTTGCTTATTCATTAGATGAATTTGAAGAGCTTAAAGAACGTAATGAGTGCTTGCAAAAGACTCAGCATGAACAAACCTTAGCCTCTATTCCTGAAGAAGAAATTACTCCGGAAATGAGAATTTTTAGAGCTACGCGTCTTAATTTTATGGAATTATATGAAGAAGAGCATCTTGAACAGCTAAATAATAAGCTGGCAAGCTTTGGGTATGACTTGACTTATTATCTTATTGCTAATGGAACAATTATGGAAATTAAGGAAGATAACCATACCCATAATTTTTCTACCCTTCACGAAATCCTTGATTTTTTAAGGATAAATGGCCGTAAAGGCATTGAAATTCAACGTTATAAAGGCTTAGGTGAAATGAATGCAGATCAGCTTTGGGAGACGACAATGGATCCAATTAAAAGATCATTGCTGCGCGTGACCCTTCCTGATGTGATAGCTGCTGATCACATGTTTACCATGCTGATGGGTGAGGAAGTGCCTCCCCGGCGAGCTTTCATAGAACAGCATGCACTTTCTGTAAAAAACTTAGATATATAATCTAACAAATCGTCAACTTTAAGGTGAATATGTCGTATACGAAAAATGAGGTGATTATCCCTCGTAATGTCGAAGATGAAATGAAAGACAGCTATTTGCGTTATTCGATGTCTGTAATTATTTCACGCGCCTTACCAGATGTTCGCGATGGATTAAAGCCTTCTCAGCGTCGTATTCTTTATGCGATGCGGCAGCTAAACTTGTCGCCAGGCGCTAAACATCGTAAATGCGCAAAAATATCAGGGGATACTTCCGGAGATTATCATCCCCATGGTGAAATGGTCATCTACCCCACTTTAGTGCGTATGGCGCAAGGCTGGGTGATGCGCTACACTTTAATTGATGGCCAAGGGAACTTCGGTTCGATTGATGGCGACCCTCCTGCTGCTATGCGTTATACCGAAGCACGACTCACTCATGCTTCTATGCAATTAATGGAAGATTTGGATAAAGATACGGTAGATCATGTTCCTAACTATGATGAAACCAAGAAAGAACCGGTCGTTTTTCCTGCTAAATTTCCTAATCTGCTATGTAATGGCTCCTCAGGAATTGCGGTAGGTATGGCTACTAATATACCACCCCATAATCTTAATGAGTTAATTAAGGCAACTTTACTTGTGCTAGACCAACCTTTAACTTCTATCGAAGAAATCATGCAAATAATGCCCGGTCCCGATTTTCCTACAGGGGGAATTATTTGTGGATATCGGGGAGTGAAAGAAGCTTTTCATACAGGCCATGGTAAAATCATTCTACGGGGTGTCATCCGTGTAGAAGAAATGGAAGATAACCCGGACCGCCAGCGCTTGGTCATCGATGAAATTCCTTATAATCTTAATAAATCTCGTCTGATTGAACAGATTGCAGACCTGATCAATAGTAAAACTCTGGCAGGAGTATCTGATTTACGCGATGAATCCGATAAAGAGGGGATGCGGATTGTGTTGGAATTGAAACGAAACGAAGTCCCTGAGGTGACCATCAATCAGCTTTATAAATTCAGCGATATGGAAACTACTTTTGGATGCCATATGTTGGCCTTGGATAAAGGTCTACCGCGTATTATGAATGTAAAAAACATTATTAGTGCTTGGATTGAGCATCGTATAGAAGTTATTCGCCGTCGTACCCGTTTTGAATTGGCTAAAGCTGAGGCACGCGCGCATATCTTGGAAGGTTATTTAAAAGCTATTGATCATTTAGATGAGGTTGTGAGATTGATCCGTGCCAGCAATAACCGCGAGGAGGCTAAACAATCTTTAATTGACAGGTTTGCCTTTTCGGATAAGCAAGCTATGGCAATTTTGGATTTACGTTTATATCAATTGACGGCTTTAGAGCATGACAAAATTAATGAAGAGTACCAAAGTTTATTAGAGAAAATCAACTATTTTAAAGCTGTGCTTGCAAGCGAGCTTATGGTCCGCCAAATTATTAAAGATGAACTTAATGAAATCCAAGAAAAGCATAAATCTCCCCGTAAAACTCAGATAATTGCGGCCGAAAGCGAGATGAATATGGAAGATTTGATCGCTAATGAGCCAGTGATCATCACCATTTCGGAAGATGACTACATCAAACGTATGCCCATGGATACTTTCCGCGAACAAAGGCGAGGGGGTCAAGGAGTTGCAGGCATGCAGATGAAGCGTGAGGACGATACAATTAAAGGCTTGTATGTGGCCACCATGCATGACTATCTATTGATTTTTACGAATCTTGGGCGTTGCTATTGGATAAAAGTCTGGCAGATACCCGAATCGAGTCGTAAATCTAAAGGTAAACCGCTCGTTAACTTGCTAGAAGATATTCAACCTAATGAAAAGATTGCCACCATCATGCGTGTTTCTTCTTTTGATGAGCAAGCCTATATATTGATGGCTACACGTCAAGGCGTGGTTAAAAAATCTGAGCTCAGCCACTTTAGCAATCCACGTCGTAAAGGTATATGGGCGCTAGATGTAGATGAAGGTGACGAGGTGGTAGCAGCACGCTTAGTAAAAGAAGAATATCAAGTGATGATATTTACCCATAGGGGTATGGCCGTTCGCTTTGCTGAGGATAAGGTTAGGCCTATGGGTCGCATGGCTCGAGGGGTAAAAGGAGTTAGCCTAAGAGAAGAGAATGATTATGTCGTCAGCTGTGAAGTCGTAAAAGGAGATGAAACCATTCTTGTCGTTTGCGAAAATGGCTTTGGCAAGCGCTCCCTCGTAGAAGACTTTAGGCAAACAAATCGTGGTGGCGTAGGAGTACGTTCAATTGTGACTAGTGAGCGTAATGGAAATGTGGTGGGGGCCCTTTGTGTAGCTGATGGCGATGGCATGGTCATGATGACCGCAAGTGGACAAGCTATCCGTATTAGTATGCGCGAATTACGCGTGCTCGGACGTAATACCCAAGGAGTTAGGCTAGCCAACTTACGTGATAATGATTATCTTGTGGCTATTCAGAAAGTGAAAAGTGCAGAAGAAAGTATAGAAGATGCGAGCGTAGCTGTAGCCATAGAAGAAGAAAATCCTGATAGAACAACAACAGGCACAGAAATCGATTTAGAAGGCCCTACTACTCCTATAGATTCAGAAACTTTGGAAGAAAATAACAGCTTATGACATTATTTATCACAATAGAAGGTGGTGAAGGGGCAGGCAAAACAACTCTTATAGAGAAGCTAGCTGCCGTTTTAACATCACTTGGGTACGAGGTAGTGAAAACTCGGGAACCGGGAGGTTCTCGATTAAGCACTCATATTAGAGAATGGCTTCTTAATCGAAACGCTGATCTACCGATTGGGTATAAAGCTGAATTGCTACTATTTTTAGCAGCGCGTGCCCAACACCTGGAGGAATTGATTAAGCCTGCTCTTGAAAAAGGAAAAGTGGTGCTCTGCGATCGTTTTAATGATTCTACAATTGTTTATCAGGGCATAGGCCGGGGCCTAGGAATGGCTTATGTTAAGCAAATTTGTGAGTGTGTGAGTGAAAATTTAATTCCCGACCTCACTTTATTTTTAGATGTCGATCCGCAGATTGGCCTCATGCGCACGCGAAAGGCTTCTAAGGAGAATGCAGGGCGAGGAGAAGTAGACCGCATTGAGGCGGAGCGTTTAGATTTCCATAAACGTGTACGCCAAGGATTTTTGAGTTTAGCTAGGCAATCTCCTGAGCGCATTCAGGTCATTGACGCTAATCAACCCGAAGATGCTGTCTTTCGTCAGGCTAAGCAGTGGTTGGAAGAAAAATTAATCCATTTAAAAAAACTATAAGTTAATTTGCTTAATAATAGTTTAATTATCCTCCTTTTTAATACGAAGGTTGTAAGGTAACCTTAGGTATGACGAGCAATATGAGAGAAATTTTTGACCACATTCTAGGTAATGAGCACGTAAAAGATTATCTAGTGAATATGGTTCAAAAGCAAGCCATTGGGCATTCTCTCTTGTTTGCAGGCCCTGAAGGAGCTTGCAAGGATCAATTTGCCTTTTCCTTGGCAAAATTGCTAATGGGAGAAAACTCTTATTCAAGAATTGATAAAAATGTCCACCCCGATGTTCATATTTACCGCCCTGAGGGTAAAATGGGGATGCACAGTATTGCTTCGATGCGTCAATTCTGTGAAGAGGTCTATTTGCCCCCCTATGAAAGCCCTTGGAAAATCTTTATGCTCTATGATGCCGAAAGGATGTTAAATTATAGTGCAAATGCTTTACTTAAAACATTTGAAGAACCAGCTTTAAATAGTCTTATTATCTTACTTTCTAGTCATGCTCATGCTCTTTTACCTACCATTTTGTCACGATGCCGTACGATTCGTTTTCAATCTCTCAATAAAAATGTTGCTTCCAAGATAAAGGATCCAAGCCGTAATCAAATTTTGTCATTACTGGCTGAAGGCAAAATGGCTACCTATACCAAACTTTCCTCATATGCTTCTCAAATTGCCCATCAAATTGAAGAGGTTCAAAAGGGAGAAGAAAAAGCTAGAATAGCCGAAATTCAAAAAGTATCGACCGATCAGATGAATGCCTATCAGAAGAATTTAGTTGAAAAAGAAACAGAAGGTGCAATAGCTATGCAGGTAAATCAGCAGGCCATAGCGTTATTAAAAAATATTTTATCTTGGTATCGCGATTTACATTTATTACATGCCGGGGGACGCTTAGAATTGCTAGAAAACCCTGATTTTCATAAACAGCTTCTTCAAGCTTATCAACGAGGCGAAATTCTACCCTTAGAGTTTGTTGAGGAAAAAATTATGAATGTTCAAAAAAGCCTGGAAAGATCAACTTCTTTAAGCTATTGCTTAGAAAGGCTCTTTTTAGAGCTTCAGCTGCTTTAGATAGAGCTCGTGTTGGATAGATGCAAAAGATTTGTCCGCTTCCATCAAAAAGAATTCCCTTTTTCCAGCTGGCTGAAAAATTCCGCAAGAGGTTTAAGGTAAAAAAAAAGAGCTTCTTTCATAATTTCTGTAGAGGAAAAACAGAAATTTTTTAATGAAATGAAGCTCTTTAAAGATCTTATTTAAAAGTTAGGTACATTAGCTGGAGTTAAGTTTAAAAAGGGGATAAGCTCCTCTCTTGTTTCCTTGTACTTCATCTGTGATGGCTAAAAAGCTCCTTAAATTTATATTCCTTAACGATTCTCTTCACGAACTCCTCTAATTCTGCCGGCGGCTTCTTTCCTAAAAACTCTAGATATTCTTGGTAATCCTTATGAATAAAAGACCATCCTTCATTTCTTTGAATTAGGCATTCTTTATAAAATTTTTCTCTGCTCTTAGCTGGTTCAAAAAAATCTTTAAAGCTATTTCGAATATCGTTTTTTTCCTGCTCTTTAATTCCAATAAAACTTTCGGGTGGCCAAGGAATAAAAGTCCTGTTACAATTTTTCATTTTCAAGGCTAATTGAACAGAATAAGTCAAAAATTTTTCGGGGGCTATATAGCTCTCTCCCTCAGATTTGACACTTGATCGATAAGCTGTTACACAAGCAAAAACATCGAATAATTCCTTCAAAACAACGAATTTTTTTCTTCCAAAAAACATGCTTTCCAATTCTAGGTCGGGATATTCGCTTAAGTATTTTTTCACAATAATAGGAAGAACCTCCACCGTAATTTTTAGGTGAAAAGGATTGGAAATAACTTTCCCTAAAGAAGAGTCTTTTATTGCTTGAAAGTTATCCAAATACTCTTGTTCGGTCCAAAGAAGGGTTTTATCTTTTTGGCGCTCTGCCACAAATTTTTTTAGATAGGCCACAATTTGGGCTTCGTCAAAGGGAGTAAGACGTAGCCTTTGCAAGTCTTCACCTTGGGGTTTAAAGCATCTTTTCTTTGCTGTTCCTGTTTTACTGACAAAGATAACCTTGGAAATTTCTTTATCTTTAAATCTATTCGTCACATAGATGTTAATTTTTTTAGGGTTTTCAAATCGACGAGAAAATCTGTCAAAGTTAATTTCATCATAAGCATCGCAAATCAACAAAATTTTGCGACCACTTAATTGATTGGCTTGACCTCGATCCACTCCATAAAAATCCAGAGTATGTTCTAGAGCTCTATGAATAGGATCCTTTAACTTGGGAAGGTAGGTATAAAGAGGAAAATAACTTCTATCGGAATAGTTTTTTAAAAGCTGATCCGCTAGCATTTTCATAGCAAGTGTTTTCCCGGCCCCACCTTCGCCTTCAAGATGAAGAGCATAAGCACTTTTATTCCCGAAAAACTCTTTTAATTCCTCTGCCAGAGGTTGCGGATTAGAGAATTGCCGTTCGAAATCGCTAGCTTTAGGAGAGATATAATAGGCTCTTTCTTTCTTAAGTTGATCATCTTTCCTTAATTTTTCTGCAATGCGTTGCATAGTTTCAAAAAGAGGAACTTTTTTAATAGCTTCAGTGAAAAGATCGGTTAGTGGAGCAGGCTCAAAAGAGGTAATTGGACTTTTATCCATTGGCAAAGCATTTACAATTCCCTTAGCTAGCTCTCTAATCTCTTGCTGCGGATGAGTTGTGCAAGTTAATAAATAGCGTTTAGTAATTTCTTGAAGTTGTGTTCTATTCCTCTCTTTCTTTAAGCTAAATGCCTCCTGGGGATTATAATTTTTCTGCGTGTCATTGGCTTGGTAAATTTGTTTAAAAACCTGAACAGCTACCTTTTTTAATTCAAGATCTTCTAAAGAAGCAGAAGGGGGAAAATGAAGCCCTTCCCAAAGTAGATTTACAAACCCCATTAGGAAAAAGGGATGATGGAGCGTCTCTTTTTTTTGAATTTCAACATCTGTACTTAAGGTGTTAATGGCCTTGACAAAGATATGGGGATATTCAAAAAGCGTATAGCGCACTTTAAAGAGCACATTAAACCAATCCTCGGGGAACCACTTTTCTTTAGCCTTTTTCACAATTCCAGGTCCCTGAAAGGCAAAAGCTTTTTGAAAATCTGCTGGAGCCTCGAAAGCCGAGGCAATATGCCAAGGTTCAAACAGGTCAACTGCATCTGCTATCTTTGCTACCGCTCTTAGGAAGTAAAAGGTACGAGAGCATACATCTTTAACGATGTCTCCGGTAGTTTGGTCATCCGATATTTTGAGAAAAGAATTTTCCCCATACTTGGCAAGATAAGCCACCTCTAAGTCTTTATCTTTAGTAAATTGGCTAATCGCCTCATAGGCGTGTATGTATATTTCTTTATCGACGCCTTCAACCTCCTTGATTAACATAGCTTCAATTAGGGCAATGATTACCCTGAGGTGTTGTTTGACTAAAGAATTTTTCTTAGGTTGAGCTGTCGGCGCAAGATTATCTGTTAAAATTTTTAGCATATTCGCAAAATGCGTAGGCTCAAGCCTATTTAAAAATCCTGCTGACATAGAAGAAAACTGAACAGATGGGTGAGGAGGGATTTCTAAACTGTCCTGGTAGATAAATTTTTGAAAATGAACCAAAATGTCTGTCAAGGCGTGTAAAATTTTCTTATCGGTGAGAGGGTTATCCACAAAATGCGTGATCAAACTTTTGAGAATGCGAAATTGATCATACTCCTCCAACTTATCAAATAGTTTGATAACTTCCTTAATCGCCTCTGTCGAAGGTTGCTGAAGCTGGGTAAAGCTATCCACCATCTTCTTAACAATCTTGCCAACTAAGGGATCTATATAGCCTTCACCAGCCAGATAATTAGCCAAGTCCTGAGTATTGCGGATAGAGAACAAAGGCACAGCTCTTGCAAGCAGGTGAGAAGAAGAAATAGATGCAGACGAAGTGGCTTGCTGAAATTCTCCTGAGGCGGGAGCTGTTTGTTGTGTAAGCGGTGCTAAAGTAGTCAGCCGTAAGCAGGGTCCTTTTGCTTCTTGAACTAAGTTAACTTGATATTTAGAGTTAAAATTAGGTAAAATATTGTTACGGATATCTTTATATCGATAATCCTTAAGAGGTCCTAAGTTGAGGCTAATTTGTACTGGATTTCCCTGTGCATCTTTAATATAAGCTTTGCTATCTTCAAGTTTGTCAGGGCATAGCTTTAAATAATATTCTTTTCCCTGGTGGGTCGTGCCTTTTATTCCTATTTCTACCTTAACGGGATATTGCCGATCATAGCTTTCAGCTTCTAAATTTAACTGTTCAATGCTCTTTTCTTTAGATACTTTTACCGCAGGATGCTGTCGAATCATCAATTCGGAAATTTGCTTTAAGGTAAATTCTTTAGGGAAATTTATATACTTAACATTCCAATAGTGAGTATGGTGCTTTATCAAAATTGAATCTTTATGTTTAACGCTCGCTATTGCCTCTTTTTTTTCAGCATTTATGCTTACATCGTAGATATATTTTGGTTTATTCGAAATCTGACCAATTAGGCGAAAAATTACTTTAGCAATAGCTTCTCCTTTTGTTGGCGGTAGATGGGTAGTTATGGGGGTAAAAGTTATAGACTGTTGGGGGAAAATTGTAGGACTTGTGCTTGTCATAGCTTCCTCCTCATGGTTTGAAAACTAAAATTGCATCCATCTTGATTGATGGCCTGCTATTTTGTTTTTTTGAGTTTAAAAAACAACCTTCGCATCTCCATTCTTTATAATTATTTTAAATTATGCAATATTTTTTTGCCTTAAACAGCTAAGGCTCTTGATATTTAGCTATAATGTTGCAGGAGAATTTATCTAGAATATGAGTGACTGAATTCTTGAAAGTAGGTTTTTACATGACATGCCTATATCTCTTGCCTGGTTCCATTAATTTTTTCACTAGAGCTAGTCTTAACCCACTCTTGGCTATCTGTTGCCGATCCTAAGAGAAAAGCTCGCCTTATCTTAAAGTAAAAATCTTGATTAGAGTTTAGGTAGATTTGTTAATTAGCTGCCT comes from the Neochlamydia sp. AcF84 genome and includes:
- a CDS encoding DUF721 domain-containing protein, producing MQRAIRRTPKNYDGTAITTHKISDVLSQLVFQIRENYHHRPDLVLAAWPEVIGAKLASMTQAMSFMDGVLHVKVKNSTLHSLLSQNDKNRIIASLKTKFPHIHLKNIVFRIG
- the ispH gene encoding 4-hydroxy-3-methylbut-2-enyl diphosphate reductase, which translates into the protein MKLLLSKPRGFCAGVERAIETVEKALSLWGRPIYVKHEIVHNKHVVESLKAKGAIFIEEVNEVPMGSRLIYSAHGVSPAVRAAAQKRNLIEIDATCGLVTRVHSAVKRFANLGYQIILIGHRHHVEIIGTAGEAPDVTTIVESVEDVENLTFQSNDKLFYITQTTLSLDDVGEITQALIAKYSHIVTLPSSSICYATTNRQLALREITDATDLVLVVGDPQSSNSNRLRELAANKGIASYLINDDSEIDPQWMKDVKIIGLTAGASTPEGIVQDCIKKLITLGVKEVEDVVFTTEDVVFQLPKPIVNARFGA
- the tmk gene encoding dTMP kinase; its protein translation is MTLFITIEGGEGAGKTTLIEKLAAVLTSLGYEVVKTREPGGSRLSTHIREWLLNRNADLPIGYKAELLLFLAARAQHLEELIKPALEKGKVVLCDRFNDSTIVYQGIGRGLGMAYVKQICECVSENLIPDLTLFLDVDPQIGLMRTRKASKENAGRGEVDRIEAERLDFHKRVRQGFLSLARQSPERIQVIDANQPEDAVFRQAKQWLEEKLIHLKKL
- the gyrB gene encoding DNA topoisomerase (ATP-hydrolyzing) subunit B, which translates into the protein MTNDTLSSEGAKQVTKEYDASSITVLEGLQAVRERPGMYVGDTSSNGLHQLVYEAVDNCIDEAMAGYCTAICVTLHKDGSATIEDNGRGIPVEKHEKESIKQGRDVSAVEVVMTILHAGGKFDKNTYKVSGGLHGVGVSCVCALSKKMIVQVYKNNQTYEIEFSQGHVVKPLEQMGETTKRGTKITFWPDDTILSVVEFDYDILAKRLRELAFLNKGINIYFHDERNEDKDDVHFCYGGGLSSFVSYLNENKNVLFPEPLYFSGSRPGDDAPIEFEVAMQWNDTYTESIFSYVNNIATRHGGTHLTGYSTALTRVLNSYIKSHNLLKSDKISISGEDMREGLTAVISVKVANPQFEGQTKQRLGNSDVGSVVQQIVGEELAIYLDEHPAIAKTISDKAILAAQAREAARKARELTLRKSALDSGRLPGKLTDCQEKDPKLCEIYIVEGDSAGGSAKNGRDRRFQAILPIRGKILNVEKARLEKILQNTEVGTIISALGCGIGLDGFHLEKLRYHKIIIMTDADVDGSHIRTLLLTFFYRHMPALVENNFIYIAQPPLYRVSRKKTSRYIHSEKEMDEYLLELGISDVKMRLPKDQEPMSIPQMKDLLQLMVELESFVLRMERKGITFREFLHAKNPQGMLPRFQVTLPDGVHFAYSLDEFEELKERNECLQKTQHEQTLASIPEEEITPEMRIFRATRLNFMELYEEEHLEQLNNKLASFGYDLTYYLIANGTIMEIKEDNHTHNFSTLHEILDFLRINGRKGIEIQRYKGLGEMNADQLWETTMDPIKRSLLRVTLPDVIAADHMFTMLMGEEVPPRRAFIEQHALSVKNLDI
- the gyrA gene encoding DNA topoisomerase (ATP-hydrolyzing) subunit A, which codes for MSYTKNEVIIPRNVEDEMKDSYLRYSMSVIISRALPDVRDGLKPSQRRILYAMRQLNLSPGAKHRKCAKISGDTSGDYHPHGEMVIYPTLVRMAQGWVMRYTLIDGQGNFGSIDGDPPAAMRYTEARLTHASMQLMEDLDKDTVDHVPNYDETKKEPVVFPAKFPNLLCNGSSGIAVGMATNIPPHNLNELIKATLLVLDQPLTSIEEIMQIMPGPDFPTGGIICGYRGVKEAFHTGHGKIILRGVIRVEEMEDNPDRQRLVIDEIPYNLNKSRLIEQIADLINSKTLAGVSDLRDESDKEGMRIVLELKRNEVPEVTINQLYKFSDMETTFGCHMLALDKGLPRIMNVKNIISAWIEHRIEVIRRRTRFELAKAEARAHILEGYLKAIDHLDEVVRLIRASNNREEAKQSLIDRFAFSDKQAMAILDLRLYQLTALEHDKINEEYQSLLEKINYFKAVLASELMVRQIIKDELNEIQEKHKSPRKTQIIAAESEMNMEDLIANEPVIITISEDDYIKRMPMDTFREQRRGGQGVAGMQMKREDDTIKGLYVATMHDYLLIFTNLGRCYWIKVWQIPESSRKSKGKPLVNLLEDIQPNEKIATIMRVSSFDEQAYILMATRQGVVKKSELSHFSNPRRKGIWALDVDEGDEVVAARLVKEEYQVMIFTHRGMAVRFAEDKVRPMGRMARGVKGVSLREENDYVVSCEVVKGDETILVVCENGFGKRSLVEDFRQTNRGGVGVRSIVTSERNGNVVGALCVADGDGMVMMTASGQAIRISMRELRVLGRNTQGVRLANLRDNDYLVAIQKVKSAEESIEDASVAVAIEEENPDRTTTGTEIDLEGPTTPIDSETLEENNSL
- a CDS encoding low molecular weight protein-tyrosine-phosphatase, producing MIAVLFVCLGNICRSPAAEGILRHLINQEVALKNVKVQSCGLGSWHVGQLPDARMRQAASRRGIYLTSQAQAFHQKFLENFDYIFAADQEILHHLYLQAKSVKQKEKIHLLTAFSQIYHHQNIPDPFYKGDTAFEQVLDMIEEACKGFIEHLKASNKHTEVP